One window of Vitis riparia cultivar Riparia Gloire de Montpellier isolate 1030 chromosome 5, EGFV_Vit.rip_1.0, whole genome shotgun sequence genomic DNA carries:
- the LOC117914111 gene encoding uncharacterized protein LOC117914111, with the protein MRKKTGAKIQLHDYEVFLENPYRLDFTNDHLNQIIQMHGFIKLHKRRKEELLEALSTIDLMHPPRSTLNEGSSPYDSSLTIDEVNKDLEALEWQECPVQSLQTLGPSIPTIDGAGNDVSPAFKITVKKPRTKRRRTRRISDLSRGFA; encoded by the exons ATGCGGAAGAAGACGGGGGCGAAGATTCAGCTTCATGACTATGAAGTTTTCCTCGAGAATCCTTACCGATTAGACTTCACTAACGACCATCTTAACCAG ATTATCCAAATGCACGGATTCATCAAACTACACAAGCGTCGCAAG GAGGAACTTTTGGAAGCATTGAGCACCATAGATCTGATGCATCCACCAAGATCCACTCTCAACGAGGGATCATCGCCGTACGATTCGTCCCTCACCATCGATGAAGTGAACAAAGACCTGGAAGCTCTCGAATGGCAGGAGTGCCCCGTTCAATCCCTCCAAACCCTCGGTCCATCCATACCGACCATCGACGGCGCCGGAAATGACGTGTCCCCGGCCTTCAAGATCACCGTAAAAAAGCCAAGAACGAAGAGGAGAAGGACGAGGCGCATAAGCGATCTGAGCCGTGGATTTGCGTGA
- the LOC117915370 gene encoding protein high chlorophyll fluorescent 107 isoform X1 has protein sequence MHLKLKLSSSSSPSNFSLYSPAQNPSSSKFSFKVPIVPLHSSLSPLTLPPCASKDSSSPLLEQKPHSSGFGSEPQSPPEVLTVRRPMKEYSGDDDESSDGDDVDEDTFSSSPIDAGLAEFAKKLPMFEPQRAELSSEERPLLVNLDLALYRAKVLARNYQFEEAEKILQKCIYYWPEDGRPYVALGKILSKQSKTSEARAVYEKGCQATQGENPYIWQCWAVLENKMGNIRRARDLFDAATVADKRHVAAWHGWAVLELKQGNIKKARHLLAKGLKYGGGNEYIYQTLALLEAKANRHEQARYLFKQATKCNSKSCASWLAWAQLEMQQENNHTARQLFEKAVQASPKNRFAWHVWGVFEANLGNADVGRKLLKIGHAVNRRDPVLLQSLALLEYKYSTANLSRVLFRRASELDPRHQPVWIAWGWMEWKEGNIATAREMYQRALSIDSTTESAARCLQAWGVLEERAGNLSAARRLFRSSLNINSQSYITWMTWASFEENQGNAVRAEEIRDLYFQQRTEVVDDASWVMGFLDIIDPALDSIKRLLNLDQNSYYRIPDSSRNIPGANEDSSGPGPGPSSGNPDSNDTASENGFNLDAFIREKLSLDPSNLDVQMQTHETTVPRRVKLPRRIKRLENTQSRTTTAVTQSRV, from the exons ATGCATCTCAAGCTGAAgctctcttcttcctcttctccgTCCAACTTCTCTCTTTACTCTCCTGCTCAAAACCCTAGCTCCTCCAAATTTTCCTTTAAAGTACCAATTGTACCCCTCCACTCCTCACTCTCACCTCTCACCCTTCCTCCATGCGCCTCCAAGGACTCCTCCTCCCCACTCCTCGAGCAAAAGCCTCATTCCTCCGGCTTCGGATCAGAGCCGCAGTCGCCGCCGGAAGTTCTTACGGTCCGCCGTCCGATGAAGGAATATTCCGGAGACGATGATGAGTCCAGCGACGGAGATGATGTGGATGAGGACACGTTCTCTTCCTCGCCGATCGATGCCGGACTTGCTGAATTTGCGAAGAAGTTGCCAATGTTTGAGCCGCAGAGAGCGGAGTTGAGCTCTGAGGAGAGGCCGCTTTTGGTGAATTTGGACTTAGCGTTGTATAGAGCCAAGGTTTTGGCGAGGAATTATCAGTTTGAAGAAGCGGAGAAGATTCTGCAGAAG TGTATATACTATTGGCCAGAAGATGGACGGCCGTATGTGGCTTTAGGGAAGATCCTGAGCAAACAGTCGAAAACTTCGGAAGCTAGAGCTGTGTATGAGAAAGGCTGTCAGGCTACTCAAGGTGAAAATCCTTACATCTGGCAG TGCTGGGCTGTGCTGGAAAATAAGATGGGGAACATTAGGAGAGCAAGAGATTTGTTTGATGCTGCCACAGTTGCTGATAAGAGGCATGTTGCTGCCTGGCATGGGTGGGCAGTTTTAGAGTTAAAACAGGGGAATATAAAGAAGGCAAGGCATCTTCTTGCTAAAGGTCTTAAATATGGTGGTGGAAATGAGTACATATACCAAACACTTGCATTGCTTGAAGCTAAAGCAAATCGGCATGAGCAGGCTCGGTATTTGTTCAAGCAGGCCACCAAGTGCAATTCCAAGAGCTGTGCCAGTTGGCTT GCATGGGCACAATTGGAGATGCAACAGGAAAACAACCATACTGCAAGGCAACTATTTGAG AAAGCAGTCCAGGCAAGCCCCAAGAATAGGTTTGCATGGCATGTATGGGGAGTTTTTGAAGCTAATCTGGGCAATGCTGACGTGGGAAGGAAACTTTTAAAGATAGGCCATGCAGTAAATCGAAGGGATCCTGTTCTCCTTCAGTCCCTTGCTTTACTGGAATACAAATATTCAACTGCAAATCTTTCTCGAGTGCTGTTCAGGAGAGCATCCGAATTGGATCCAAGGCATCAGCCAGTATGGATT GCTTGGGGATGGATGGAGTGGAAAGAAGGAAACATAGCCACAGCAAGGGAAATGTATCAAAGAGCACTGTCCATTGACTCAACTACTGAAAGTGCTGCTCGTTGTCTTCAG GCTTGGGGTGTTTTAGAAGAGAGAGCTGGTAATCTTTCAGCAGCTCGGAGATTATTCAGATCCTCCCTAAATATAAATTCCCAGAGTTACATAACATGGATGACATGGGCCTCATTTGAAGAAAACCAAGGAAATGCTGTTCGTGCTGAGGAAATTCGTGACCTCTATTTCCAGCAG CGCACAGAAGTCGTGGATGATGCTTCATGGGTTATGGGGTTCTTGGACATCATTGATCCAGCTCTAGACAGCATAAAGAGACTATTGAACCTGGACCAAAACTCATACTACAGAATCCCTGATTCCTCACGAAACATACCAGGAGCTAACGAAGACTCATCTGGCCCTGGCCCTGGCCCTTCCTCTGGAAATCCAGATAGCAACGACACAGCAAGTGAAAATGGCTTCAACCTGGACGCCTTCATCAGGGAGAAATTATCCCTTGATCCATCAAATCTTGATGTTCAAATGCAAACACATGAGACTACTGTTCCAAGACGAGTTAAACTTCCAAGAAGGATAAAGAGATTAGAGAACACTCAGAGCCGAACCACGACAGCAGTGACACAATCCAGAGTTTAA
- the LOC117915045 gene encoding probable N-acetyltransferase HLS1-like — MVDNIHENKVQIREFNEETDIEAVEKLEKNCEIGYKKGISIFTSMMGDPLCRIRLYPVHVMLVAQLLENGELVGAVRGCIKRVGTGFGGTDVTMGCILGLRVSPRHRRMGIGLGLVKSAEEWIERNGAQYAFLATEENNVASTNLFTLKCNYVKFSSLVIYVQPINDHLAEEVDVSRDIKIEKLHIEQAISLYKNSLKQREIYPTDIEAILKEKLSMGTWVCFFREEGWVGLQKKEEKEGEIMGTAPSSWAIFSIWNTSEAYKLQIRRSNLLKIFHASVSHAMERILPCLKLPFMSMSTESHKKPFGFLFLYGIHGEGERVGELMKGVWRFASRMAENVKDCSVMMTELGGSDPLRAHVPQGSSMSCINDLWYLKRLNAPVSDEDELTAMRPVGNVFVDPRDF, encoded by the exons atggttgaCAACATTCATGAGAACAAGGTCCAAATAAGGGAATTCAATGAAGAAACAGACATTGAAGCAGTGGAGAAGCTTGAGAAGAACTGTGAGATAGGGTATAAAAAGGGGATCTCCATATTTACTAGCATGATGGGTGACCCTTTATGTAGAATTAGGCTCTACCCTGTTCATGTTATGCTG GTTGCTCAGCTGCTCGAAAATGGGGAGCTTGTCGGTGCAGTTCGAGGATGTATCAAGCGTGTGGGGACTGGTTTTGGGGGAACAGATGTGACGATGGGATGCATCCTGGGCCTTCGAGTCTCTCCTAGGCACAG GAGGATGGGCATTGGATTAGGGCTTGTTAAATCAGCAGAGGAATGGATAGAGAGAAATGGAGCACAGTATGCTTTCCTAGCAACCGAGGAGAACAATGTGGCCTCCACCAATCTCTTCACTCTCAAATGCAACTATGTAAAGTTTAGCTCATTAGTCATATATGTTCAACCAATTAATGATCACCTTGCTGAGGAAGTAGATGTATCCAGAGACATAAAAATCGAGAAGTTGCATATCGAGCAGGCCATTTCCCTCTACAAGAACAGCCTGAAACAAAGAGAGATATACCCAACAGACATTGAGGCCATCTTGAAGGAGAAGCTGAGTATGGGCACCTGGGTGTGTTTCTTCAGAGAGGAAGGATGGGTAGGTTTGcagaagaaagaagagaaggaaGGGGAAATCATGGGTACAGCTCCAAGCTCTTGGGCAATCTTCAGCATATGGAATACCTCTGAGGCATACAAGCTTCAAATAAGGAGGTCaaatctattgaaaatattCCATGCAAGTGTGAGCCATGCAATGGAGAGAATCCTGCCATGCCTGAAACTTCCATTCATGAGTATGAGTACTGAGTCCCATAAAAAACCCTTTGGGTTTCTGTTCCTGTATGGGATCCATGGAGAAGGAGAGAGGGTTGGGGAGCTGATGAAAGGAGTATGGAGGTTTGCGTCTAGAATGGCTGAGAATGTGAAGGACTGCAGTGTGATGATGACTGAGCTAGGAGGGTCTGATCCTCTCAGAGCCCATGTTCCTCAGGGCTCCTCCATGTCATGCATCAATGATCTCTGGTACTTAAAGAGGCTGAACGCCCCCGTGAGTGATGAGGATGAATTGACAGCGATGAGACCTGTGGGGAATGTGTTTGTTGATCCAAGAGATTTTTAG
- the LOC117915370 gene encoding protein high chlorophyll fluorescent 107 isoform X2 encodes MHLKLKLSSSSSPSNFSLYSPAQNPSSSKFSFKVPIVPLHSSLSPLTLPPCASKDSSSPLLEQKPHSSGFGSEPQSPPEVLTVRRPMKEYSGDDDESSDGDDVDEDTFSSSPIDAGLAEFAKKLPMFEPQRAELSSEERPLLVNLDLALYRAKVLARNYQFEEAEKILQKCIYYWPEDGRPYVALGKILSKQSKTSEARAVYEKGCQATQGENPYIWQCWAVLENKMGNIRRARDLFDAATVADKRHVAAWHGWAVLELKQGNIKKARHLLAKGLKYGGGNEYIYQTLALLEAKANRHEQARYLFKQATKCNSKSCASWLAWAQLEMQQENNHTARQLFEKAVQASPKNRFAWHVWGVFEANLGNADVGRKLLKIGHAVNRRDPVLLQSLALLEYKYSTANLSRVLFRRASELDPRHQPVWIAWGWMEWKEGNIATAREMYQRALSIDSTTESAARCLQAWGVLEERAGNLSAARRLFRSSLNINSQSYITWMTWASFEENQGNAVRAEEIRDLYFQQEPNK; translated from the exons ATGCATCTCAAGCTGAAgctctcttcttcctcttctccgTCCAACTTCTCTCTTTACTCTCCTGCTCAAAACCCTAGCTCCTCCAAATTTTCCTTTAAAGTACCAATTGTACCCCTCCACTCCTCACTCTCACCTCTCACCCTTCCTCCATGCGCCTCCAAGGACTCCTCCTCCCCACTCCTCGAGCAAAAGCCTCATTCCTCCGGCTTCGGATCAGAGCCGCAGTCGCCGCCGGAAGTTCTTACGGTCCGCCGTCCGATGAAGGAATATTCCGGAGACGATGATGAGTCCAGCGACGGAGATGATGTGGATGAGGACACGTTCTCTTCCTCGCCGATCGATGCCGGACTTGCTGAATTTGCGAAGAAGTTGCCAATGTTTGAGCCGCAGAGAGCGGAGTTGAGCTCTGAGGAGAGGCCGCTTTTGGTGAATTTGGACTTAGCGTTGTATAGAGCCAAGGTTTTGGCGAGGAATTATCAGTTTGAAGAAGCGGAGAAGATTCTGCAGAAG TGTATATACTATTGGCCAGAAGATGGACGGCCGTATGTGGCTTTAGGGAAGATCCTGAGCAAACAGTCGAAAACTTCGGAAGCTAGAGCTGTGTATGAGAAAGGCTGTCAGGCTACTCAAGGTGAAAATCCTTACATCTGGCAG TGCTGGGCTGTGCTGGAAAATAAGATGGGGAACATTAGGAGAGCAAGAGATTTGTTTGATGCTGCCACAGTTGCTGATAAGAGGCATGTTGCTGCCTGGCATGGGTGGGCAGTTTTAGAGTTAAAACAGGGGAATATAAAGAAGGCAAGGCATCTTCTTGCTAAAGGTCTTAAATATGGTGGTGGAAATGAGTACATATACCAAACACTTGCATTGCTTGAAGCTAAAGCAAATCGGCATGAGCAGGCTCGGTATTTGTTCAAGCAGGCCACCAAGTGCAATTCCAAGAGCTGTGCCAGTTGGCTT GCATGGGCACAATTGGAGATGCAACAGGAAAACAACCATACTGCAAGGCAACTATTTGAG AAAGCAGTCCAGGCAAGCCCCAAGAATAGGTTTGCATGGCATGTATGGGGAGTTTTTGAAGCTAATCTGGGCAATGCTGACGTGGGAAGGAAACTTTTAAAGATAGGCCATGCAGTAAATCGAAGGGATCCTGTTCTCCTTCAGTCCCTTGCTTTACTGGAATACAAATATTCAACTGCAAATCTTTCTCGAGTGCTGTTCAGGAGAGCATCCGAATTGGATCCAAGGCATCAGCCAGTATGGATT GCTTGGGGATGGATGGAGTGGAAAGAAGGAAACATAGCCACAGCAAGGGAAATGTATCAAAGAGCACTGTCCATTGACTCAACTACTGAAAGTGCTGCTCGTTGTCTTCAG GCTTGGGGTGTTTTAGAAGAGAGAGCTGGTAATCTTTCAGCAGCTCGGAGATTATTCAGATCCTCCCTAAATATAAATTCCCAGAGTTACATAACATGGATGACATGGGCCTCATTTGAAGAAAACCAAGGAAATGCTGTTCGTGCTGAGGAAATTCGTGACCTCTATTTCCAGCAG gaaccaaacaaataa
- the LOC117915112 gene encoding peptidyl-prolyl cis-trans isomerase CYP21-4: protein MARIKPQALLLQSKKKKGPTRISITTIIFCNLVVVLVVFSLFATYRHWSNRSRNQFQSGVSNVEENDGFVDSKRFDLPGYAILNTSKGYITVELYKDGSPEIVDKFLDLCQKGYFKGMPFHHVIKNYVIQGGHSQGIGAAEDWTSKGKPHGHLPLSPKHEAFMLGTSKTKQDRKKFELFITTAPIPDLNDKLIVFGRVIKGEDVVQEIEEVDTDEHYRPKSRIGIINVTLKREA from the exons ATGGCAAGGATAAAACCTCAGGCTTTGTTACTGCAAAGCAAAAAGAAGAAGGGCCCGACACGTATCAGTATCACTACAATTATATTTTGCAACCTAGTCGTTGTGTTGGTTGTATTTTCCCTATTTGCTACTTATAGGCATTGGTCTAATAG GTCGAGGAACCAGTTTCAGAGTGGGGTATCAAATGTTGAG GAGAATGATGGTTTTGTAGATTCAAAAAGGTTCGACCTTCCCGGATATGCT ATCCTAAATACATCAAAAGGTTATATAACTGTGGAGCTTTACAAGGATGGTTCTCCTGAGATTGTGGACAAATTCCTTGACTTGTG TCAAAAGGGTTACTTCAAAGGGATGCCTTTCCATCACGTGATAAAGAACTATGTGATTCAAGGAGGTCATTCCCAAGGAATTGGAGCTGCTGAAGATTGGACATCAAAAGGGAAGCCTCATGGACACCTTCCTTTAAG TCCTAAGCATGAGGCATTTATGCTTGGAACTTCAAAGACTAAACAAGATCGCAAGAAATTTGAGCTGTTTATCACTACTGCACCAATACCAGATCTGAATGACAAGCTTATTGTATTTGGACGGGTCATCAAGGGGGAGGACGTTGTGCAG GAAATTGAAGAGGTGGATACAGATGAACACTACCGACCTAAATCTCGTATAGGGATCATCAACGTGACTCTCAAACGTGAAGCTTGA